From Helicobacter sp. MIT 05-5293, one genomic window encodes:
- a CDS encoding YifB family Mg chelatase-like AAA ATPase codes for MVNKILCATSFGTSAKIVEVEATFTRGLPNFNITGLAHHSIQESKQRVQSALVNNHFILPARKINVNLSPSDLPKNGGHFDLPIALALQKNTDNAEDWFAFGELGLDGSVKYLDSIYPLLLDVALLYPDAKVIVPQDAKDLLCMIPNLRFYFVQTLTQAIEICNTPDLLPESQEGTLGFEKIEILGESYFYQSHFELDFKDVYHQPIAKRAALIAASGFHNFIMEGSPGCGKSMIAKRLIYILPPSSLQEMIENVKHQALNKQSTAYTPLRPFRNPHQSASKSSILGSATQYEVKPGEVALAHNGILFFDELPHFKRDILESLREPLENNKLSISRVHSKIEYDTSFMFVGAQNPCPCGNLLSKTKECRCQDREIAAYRSRLSEPFWDRIDMFVQMSEEKPNTSSLPSCMDSQSMQEQVFAAFKYQKNRGQKIFNGKLDEKGIEEFCVLDTPSQTLLEQAIERFGLSYRAKNKIKKVARTIADLAQEECITKSHILEALSYRRI; via the coding sequence ATGGTTAATAAAATTTTATGCGCGACTAGCTTTGGCACTTCTGCTAAAATCGTTGAGGTAGAGGCGACTTTTACAAGAGGATTGCCTAATTTTAATATTACCGGTTTAGCCCATCACTCTATCCAAGAATCCAAACAACGTGTCCAAAGTGCTCTTGTGAATAATCATTTTATACTTCCTGCACGGAAGATTAATGTCAATCTTTCTCCTTCTGATTTGCCTAAAAATGGTGGGCATTTTGACTTGCCTATTGCGCTTGCGTTACAAAAAAACACTGATAATGCAGAAGATTGGTTTGCTTTTGGTGAGTTAGGATTAGATGGGAGTGTGAAATATCTCGATTCTATTTATCCTTTATTACTTGATGTTGCTTTGTTGTATCCTGATGCTAAAGTGATAGTGCCTCAAGATGCGAAAGATTTGTTGTGTATGATTCCTAATCTTAGATTCTATTTTGTGCAAACACTGACGCAAGCTATCGAGATTTGTAATACACCGGATTTATTGCCAGAATCGCAAGAGGGGACATTGGGATTTGAAAAAATAGAGATTCTTGGAGAATCTTATTTTTATCAGTCGCATTTTGAACTTGATTTTAAAGATGTGTATCATCAGCCTATCGCTAAACGCGCTGCTTTAATTGCGGCAAGTGGTTTTCATAATTTCATTATGGAGGGTTCTCCCGGTTGTGGAAAAAGTATGATTGCCAAGCGTTTGATTTATATTTTGCCCCCGAGTTCTCTTCAAGAAATGATTGAAAATGTCAAGCATCAAGCTCTCAATAAACAAAGCACAGCTTACACGCCTTTGCGTCCTTTTCGCAATCCTCATCAAAGTGCTAGTAAGTCAAGTATTTTAGGTTCAGCTACTCAATACGAAGTTAAGCCGGGTGAAGTTGCTTTAGCGCATAATGGTATTTTGTTTTTTGATGAATTACCTCATTTTAAAAGGGATATTTTAGAATCTTTGCGAGAACCTTTAGAGAATAATAAATTGAGTATTTCGCGTGTGCATTCAAAGATAGAATATGATACATCTTTTATGTTTGTGGGCGCACAGAATCCCTGTCCATGCGGAAATCTTTTAAGTAAGACAAAAGAATGTCGCTGCCAAGATAGAGAAATTGCTGCTTATCGTTCAAGGCTTTCTGAACCCTTTTGGGATCGTATTGATATGTTTGTCCAAATGAGTGAAGAAAAGCCAAATACTTCATCTTTACCATCTTGTATGGATTCTCAAAGTATGCAGGAGCAAGTTTTTGCTGCTTTTAAGTATCAAAAAAATCGAGGACAAAAAATTTTTAATGGCAAACTTGATGAAAAAGGGATTGAGGAATTTTGTGTGCTTGATACCCCATCACAAACGCTTCTTGAGCAAGCTATTGAGCGTTTTGGGTTATCTTATCGTGCAAAAAATAAGATAAAAAAAGTTGCACGCACTATCGCTGACCTTGCCCAAGAAGAGTGCATCACAAAAAGCCATATTCTTGAAGCATTGAGCTATCGGAGAATATAA
- a CDS encoding metal-sensing transcriptional repressor — METRKDASSLHKRISKIIGQLNGIDKMINEGVPCPDILIQVNAAKSAIHKVGQIILEGHINHCVRDGIKHGDEDKTLNDLAKAIEHFSRMS; from the coding sequence ATGGAAACACGCAAAGATGCTTCTTCACTTCACAAGCGTATCTCAAAGATTATTGGGCAGCTCAATGGGATTGACAAAATGATCAATGAAGGTGTGCCTTGCCCTGATATATTGATACAAGTCAATGCCGCTAAGAGTGCTATTCATAAAGTAGGGCAAATCATTTTAGAGGGGCATATTAATCATTGTGTGCGTGATGGTATTAAGCATGGCGATGAGGATAAGACATTAAATGACCTTGCTAAGGCGATAGAGCATTTTTCGAGAATGAGTTAG
- a CDS encoding SLC13 family permease, producing MAISRTSKQSTKKTETKKSKTSLKESITKRIKKHKKAQTPLDSETLESHQTTHESSLETAPATNEDRWTKTFIGLGVAILLGIIAAFLAKFYLQASFKVSALLGIIILLVTLWTNKALPLGVVSLLPIILFPSFGILDTKSAAENYAHPIIFLFLGGFMLATATEKIGLHRVIAKKFLGIFPKTPKGVIQALGFASVVLGTALSNSTVAILLLPIALSITEDYFLKLRFLLAVAFGASISGITTPIGSPPNLIFLGFLENLGIEGISFTTWIFMMAPLTILMLYTMVWLLSFNTKDHALEVNMFDDVQVSFAHKRLLCLIIALLVLLFINSPIKPFYNGLGLNENIILLAFGLLMFVPKIGFLDWDDSKSIPYELIFLFGAGFCIATAFSQSELGGAFEGFFAQFSGLPFIIFLFLACVSAIIATGFLSTTALIAILLPIVYTATQSFLVGKEPTITMLAITICASFSFMIPISTPPNAIVFAKGNIKAWDMVRFGFVLSVVGIIAVTLFAYIYWRWFLSS from the coding sequence GTGGCAATCTCTAGGACTTCCAAACAAAGCACAAAAAAGACAGAAACTAAAAAGTCAAAAACATCACTTAAAGAAAGTATCACCAAAAGAATCAAAAAGCACAAGAAAGCCCAAACACCATTAGATTCTGAAACCTTAGAATCTCACCAAACAACACACGAATCATCACTTGAAACTGCACCAGCCACAAATGAAGATCGATGGACAAAAACATTTATCGGATTAGGGGTTGCGATTTTATTAGGCATCATCGCTGCCTTTTTGGCAAAATTCTACCTTCAAGCTTCTTTTAAAGTTTCCGCTCTGCTTGGCATCATTATTTTACTCGTAACACTATGGACAAATAAAGCCCTGCCTTTGGGTGTTGTCTCGCTCCTGCCCATTATCCTTTTTCCTAGTTTTGGGATTTTAGACACCAAAAGTGCTGCTGAAAACTACGCTCACCCAATCATCTTCCTTTTCTTAGGAGGCTTTATGCTTGCTACGGCAACTGAAAAAATCGGTTTGCATCGCGTGATAGCAAAAAAATTTTTGGGTATTTTCCCCAAAACACCTAAAGGTGTGATTCAAGCATTAGGATTTGCCTCTGTTGTGCTTGGCACAGCCTTATCAAACTCTACCGTGGCGATTTTATTACTGCCTATCGCACTTTCAATCACAGAAGATTATTTTCTCAAATTACGATTTCTCCTTGCTGTAGCTTTCGGGGCAAGTATCAGCGGTATTACCACACCTATCGGTAGCCCTCCCAATTTGATTTTCTTGGGCTTTTTAGAGAATCTTGGTATTGAAGGGATTAGCTTTACCACATGGATTTTTATGATGGCTCCCTTAACGATTTTGATGCTTTACACAATGGTATGGCTTCTTTCTTTTAACACCAAGGATCATGCGTTGGAAGTCAATATGTTTGATGATGTGCAAGTGAGCTTTGCTCATAAACGCCTATTGTGTCTGATTATCGCTTTGCTTGTGTTGCTTTTTATCAATTCGCCCATTAAGCCCTTTTATAATGGCTTAGGACTTAATGAAAACATCATCTTACTTGCTTTTGGGCTATTAATGTTTGTGCCTAAGATAGGATTCTTAGATTGGGACGATTCTAAATCCATTCCCTACGAGCTTATCTTTTTATTTGGAGCAGGTTTTTGCATCGCCACTGCATTTTCACAATCCGAACTCGGAGGAGCATTTGAAGGTTTCTTTGCTCAATTCTCTGGACTTCCTTTTATTATCTTTTTGTTTTTGGCTTGTGTGAGTGCAATCATCGCGACAGGATTCTTAAGCACAACTGCTTTGATTGCGATTTTATTGCCTATTGTTTATACCGCAACACAATCATTCCTTGTCGGCAAAGAACCGACAATCACTATGCTTGCGATTACAATTTGTGCAAGTTTTTCCTTTATGATACCTATCAGCACACCTCCTAATGCTATCGTTTTTGCTAAAGGCAATATCAAAGCATGGGATATGGTGCGATTTGGTTTTGTGTTAAGTGTGGTGGGGATTATTGCTGTTACACTTTTTGCCTATATTTATTGGCGATGGTTTTTGAGTAGTTAA
- a CDS encoding heavy metal translocating P-type ATPase translates to MQKFILENLDCPSCAQKIENVLDAMPNVLSAKVDFNTNTLQIDTHDIDAVKRKIQEIEPKVRLHTSYPAHTSHTNRSEILMLLGLFAGFCVGMFFLQGLVLEAYKDILPLDSVYCAYIILGVVYVIAGFPVFKAMIANFKHKIIFDEHFLMSFATFAAICIGEVSEAVAVMLFFRLGELLESIVVQHSKKSIHSLLEAIPEVAHLKIHSTNKADDVRDVSPSELALGDVILVKVGEKVPTDGKIIYGKSYLDMRAINGESVPVGVDVGDMILAGSINTFALLEVEVTSVFENSHIAKIQELVQDASANKAKTQKVITSFARVYTPIIFVLSLCVGVIPPLFVGDWNEWIYRGLVVMMVSCPCALIISVPLGYFGAIGASSMKGILFKGSTYLETLSMVKNIVFDKTGTLTQGVFEVCEIVPQKGFMQEDLLQLAVCGETMSNHPIATCIKEAAQSLTLHQCHVKDYREVSGKGIVAFCGEDKILLGNEALLNDEGIVFEGCQNQSGSIVYIAKNGVYAGYIVISDKIKEDSKSAIAKLKAQGIEHFAILSGDTQANVNAVAQELGISQAYGRLLPAQKAEKLQMLMKEYGDSKTAFVGDGINDAVVLSLADVGISIAAQEKGNDVSKESADIILTAPSLTALSHAVKIAKNTRYITWQNIAFAIGSKAVLIVLGAAGIANMWLAVFGDVGVAILALLNAMRVIRAI, encoded by the coding sequence ATGCAAAAATTTATTTTAGAGAATCTTGATTGTCCCTCTTGCGCCCAAAAGATTGAAAATGTGCTTGATGCGATGCCAAATGTTTTGAGTGCAAAGGTAGATTTTAATACCAATACGCTTCAGATTGATACTCACGATATTGATGCGGTGAAACGAAAGATTCAAGAAATTGAACCAAAAGTGCGTTTGCATACGAGCTATCCTGCGCATACCTCTCATACTAATAGGTCTGAAATATTGATGCTGCTGGGATTGTTCGCAGGGTTTTGTGTGGGTATGTTTTTCTTGCAAGGGTTAGTTTTAGAAGCTTATAAGGATATTTTACCTTTAGATTCTGTTTATTGTGCTTATATAATTTTGGGTGTGGTGTATGTGATTGCTGGTTTTCCTGTATTTAAAGCAATGATAGCTAATTTCAAGCATAAAATTATTTTTGATGAGCATTTTTTAATGTCTTTTGCGACTTTCGCAGCAATTTGCATCGGAGAGGTGAGTGAAGCGGTAGCAGTGATGCTTTTTTTTCGTTTGGGAGAGCTTTTAGAATCTATCGTGGTGCAACACTCTAAAAAATCGATACATTCTTTGCTTGAAGCGATACCTGAAGTGGCTCATTTGAAGATTCACTCTACAAATAAAGCCGATGATGTCCGTGATGTAAGCCCGAGTGAATTAGCATTAGGTGATGTGATTCTGGTTAAGGTCGGCGAAAAAGTGCCCACAGATGGAAAAATCATTTATGGTAAAAGTTATCTTGATATGCGTGCTATCAATGGAGAAAGTGTGCCTGTGGGTGTAGATGTGGGCGATATGATTCTCGCAGGCTCGATTAATACTTTTGCCTTGCTTGAAGTGGAGGTTACATCGGTTTTTGAAAATTCCCATATTGCCAAGATTCAGGAGTTAGTGCAAGATGCAAGTGCTAATAAGGCTAAAACACAAAAAGTTATCACATCATTTGCGCGTGTTTATACACCAATCATCTTTGTTCTTTCTTTGTGCGTAGGAGTAATCCCGCCTTTGTTTGTAGGAGATTGGAATGAGTGGATTTATCGTGGATTGGTTGTGATGATGGTAAGTTGTCCTTGTGCGTTGATTATCTCTGTGCCATTAGGGTATTTTGGGGCGATTGGAGCTTCAAGTATGAAAGGCATTTTGTTTAAAGGCTCAACCTATCTTGAAACACTCTCTATGGTGAAAAATATTGTTTTTGATAAGACAGGAACGCTTACACAAGGTGTATTTGAAGTGTGTGAGATTGTGCCTCAAAAGGGTTTTATGCAGGAGGATTTGCTACAATTAGCGGTGTGTGGGGAAACAATGTCTAATCACCCTATTGCGACTTGTATCAAAGAAGCGGCGCAATCTCTTACCTTGCATCAGTGTCATGTGAAAGATTATCGGGAAGTAAGTGGAAAGGGTATCGTAGCATTTTGTGGGGAAGATAAGATTCTGTTAGGGAATGAGGCATTGCTCAACGATGAGGGTATAGTATTTGAAGGTTGTCAAAATCAATCTGGTAGCATTGTGTATATCGCAAAAAATGGTGTTTATGCGGGATATATTGTGATTTCTGATAAGATTAAAGAGGACAGCAAATCTGCCATTGCTAAGCTCAAAGCGCAAGGGATTGAACATTTTGCGATTTTAAGCGGTGATACACAGGCTAATGTTAATGCAGTCGCACAGGAATTAGGTATTTCTCAAGCTTATGGTAGGCTACTTCCTGCACAAAAAGCAGAAAAATTACAAATGTTGATGAAAGAATACGGAGATTCTAAAACAGCATTTGTCGGTGATGGTATTAATGATGCAGTAGTATTGTCTTTGGCAGATGTAGGGATTAGTATTGCTGCGCAAGAAAAGGGCAATGATGTAAGCAAGGAAAGTGCGGATATTATTTTGACTGCACCTTCGCTCACGGCTTTAAGCCATGCGGTTAAAATCGCTAAAAACACGCGATACATTACTTGGCAAAACATTGCATTTGCCATAGGAAGCAAGGCGGTGCTCATTGTCTTGGGAGCTGCGGGCATTGCTAATATGTGGCTTGCAGTCTTTGGAGATGTCGGTGTGGCAATTTTAGCTTTACTTAATGCAATGCGTGTGATAAGGGCAATATGA
- the lpxB gene encoding lipid-A-disaccharide synthase — MNAQQPHTPTKTKKIFVSACEPSSNLHLKALSKHLDTHLEICGIFDKDSLQGLNASPSYTLKDFAVMGFFDVIKKIFFFKKALREMTQLAQTCDVILLMDSSSFNIPLAKGVKKAQSKVPIIYYILPQVWAWKAWRAKSIQAACDRLCAILPFELMMYPEATQTQKITYVGHPLLDEIPTLKNEIIPRQKGPIAFMPGSRKIEIKKIFPIFLEVAKQLDMPKILVIPEHFRSLDSQSLKAIYGEGLEHFEISFDANATLLQSSFAFVCSGTATLQATLIGTPLVLGYKARSIELNIAKIFVKLQCIGLANIFYNALHSGSPRAGAHRIHTELIQEDLTAENLLKAYEQCDEQIFLNKAQEIRSYLGNGSAKNVAQIIESYLQETR, encoded by the coding sequence ATGAATGCCCAACAACCCCACACTCCCACAAAAACCAAAAAAATCTTTGTGAGTGCTTGTGAGCCAAGCTCAAATCTTCACCTTAAAGCACTCTCCAAGCATCTTGACACGCACCTTGAAATCTGTGGGATTTTTGACAAAGATTCTTTACAAGGGCTGAATGCCTCCCCTTCTTATACACTCAAAGATTTTGCTGTCATGGGGTTTTTTGATGTGATTAAAAAGATTTTCTTCTTCAAAAAAGCATTACGAGAAATGACGCAACTCGCCCAAACTTGCGATGTAATCCTACTGATGGATAGCTCTAGCTTTAATATTCCTCTTGCTAAAGGTGTCAAAAAAGCACAAAGCAAAGTGCCGATAATTTACTATATCCTCCCTCAAGTATGGGCGTGGAAAGCATGGAGAGCCAAAAGCATTCAAGCTGCATGTGATAGGCTGTGTGCTATTTTGCCTTTTGAGCTAATGATGTATCCCGAAGCTACACAAACACAGAAAATCACTTATGTCGGACACCCTTTGCTTGATGAGATTCCCACACTCAAAAATGAAATAATCCCGCGTCAAAAAGGTCCTATTGCCTTTATGCCCGGCAGTCGTAAAATCGAAATCAAAAAAATCTTCCCTATCTTTTTGGAAGTCGCCAAACAGCTTGATATGCCTAAGATTCTGGTGATTCCCGAGCATTTTAGGAGTTTGGATTCTCAATCACTAAAAGCAATCTATGGTGAAGGTTTGGAACATTTTGAGATAAGCTTTGATGCAAACGCTACACTTTTACAATCTAGTTTTGCATTTGTTTGTTCAGGCACAGCAACACTTCAAGCGACATTGATTGGCACACCTTTAGTATTAGGCTATAAAGCGCGTAGCATTGAGCTTAACATCGCAAAAATATTTGTCAAGCTCCAATGTATTGGTCTTGCTAATATCTTTTATAATGCCCTGCATTCAGGCTCACCTCGAGCTGGTGCGCATCGGATTCACACGGAGTTGATACAAGAAGACTTGACTGCGGAAAACTTACTCAAAGCTTACGAACAATGCGATGAACAAATATTTCTTAATAAGGCGCAAGAGATTCGCTCTTATCTTGGCAATGGTAGTGCAAAGAATGTCGCACAAATTATCGAATCCTATTTGCAAGAAACAAGATAA